The Salvia splendens isolate huo1 chromosome 21, SspV2, whole genome shotgun sequence genome includes a window with the following:
- the LOC121783229 gene encoding 40S ribosomal protein S10-1-like — translation MIITEKNRREISKYLFQEGVCYAKKDYNLAKHPEIDVPNLQVIKLMQSFKSKEYVRETFAWMHYYWYLTNDGIEFLRTYLNLPSEIVPATLKKSAKPLGRPLGGPGGDRPRGPPRDGDRPRFGDRDGYRGGPRGPAGEFGGEKGGAPADYQPNFRGTGARPGFGRGAGGFGGAPSS, via the exons ATG attATCACAGAGAAGAACCGTAGAGAGATCTCCAAATACCTTTTCCAAG AGGGCGTATGCTATGCGAAGAAGGATTACAATTTGGCGAAGCACCCGGAAATCGATGTCCCTAACCTTCAGGTGATTAAGCTTATGCAGAGCTTCAAATCGAAGGAATACGTCCGCGAGACATTCGCATGGATGCATTACTATTGGTACCTCACGAACGATGGAATTGAGTTCCTTCGCACATACCTCAATCTGCCTTCGGAGATTGTGCCCGCCACGCTGAAGAAGTCTGCCAAGCCCCTTGGCCGCCCCTTGGGTGGGCCTGGTGGCGATCGCCCTCG TGGACCTCCCAGAGATGGTGACAGGCCACGATTTGGTGACCGAGATGGCTACCGTGGTGGACCAAGAGGACCAGCAGGTGAATTTGGTGGTGAGAAGGGTGGAGCTCCTGCTGATTACCAGCCAAACTTCAGG GGTACTGGAGCGCGGCCTGGTTTTGGCAGAGGAGCTGGTGGCTTTGGTGGAGCACCTTCTAGTTAA